A single genomic interval of Lewinellaceae bacterium harbors:
- the icd gene encoding NADP-dependent isocitrate dehydrogenase has protein sequence MSGSKVTIENGKLIVPDDPIIPFIEGDGIGPDIWAASERVLDAAVEKAYGGKRRIHWKEVLAGQKAFDATGEWLPDDTLHAIEEYLVAIKGPLTTPVGGGIRSLNVALRQKLDLFACLRPVRWFTGVPSPVKRPDQIDMVIFRENTEDIYAGIEYLHGTAELEKVKKFLIEEMGVTQIRFPDTVSLGIKPVSKEGTERLVKSAIDYAIDNGLPSVTLVHKGNIMKFTEGKFKEWGYEVAEREYGDKTFTWAQYDRIAADQGREAANKAQEEALAHGAVLIKDSIADAFLQQILTRPGEYSVIATLNLNGDYISDALAAQVGGIGIAPGANINYTTGRAIFEATHGTAPKYAGLDKVNPSSVILSGEMMFRYMGWKEAADLVIKGVEGAISNKRVTYDFHRLMEGATLLRCSEFGTEVIKNMK, from the coding sequence ATGAGTGGAAGCAAAGTAACCATTGAAAATGGAAAATTGATCGTTCCGGATGACCCCATCATTCCTTTCATCGAAGGCGATGGCATCGGCCCCGACATCTGGGCGGCCTCCGAACGCGTTTTAGACGCCGCTGTCGAAAAAGCTTATGGCGGCAAACGCAGGATACACTGGAAAGAAGTACTGGCCGGCCAGAAGGCCTTCGACGCCACCGGAGAATGGCTCCCGGATGACACGCTGCACGCTATCGAAGAATACCTGGTGGCCATCAAAGGGCCTCTGACCACGCCGGTCGGGGGCGGCATCCGCTCCCTGAACGTAGCGTTGCGCCAGAAGCTCGACCTCTTCGCCTGCCTGCGCCCGGTGCGCTGGTTCACCGGAGTGCCCTCTCCGGTGAAAAGGCCGGATCAAATCGATATGGTTATCTTCCGGGAAAATACGGAAGACATATACGCGGGCATCGAATACCTGCACGGTACTGCCGAGCTGGAAAAAGTTAAAAAATTTCTCATCGAAGAAATGGGCGTCACTCAAATCCGCTTCCCTGATACGGTTTCTCTGGGCATCAAACCAGTGTCGAAGGAAGGCACCGAGCGCCTGGTGAAATCGGCCATCGACTACGCCATTGACAACGGACTGCCCTCCGTTACCCTGGTCCACAAGGGCAATATCATGAAATTTACCGAAGGCAAATTCAAAGAGTGGGGCTATGAGGTGGCCGAACGGGAATACGGCGACAAAACCTTCACCTGGGCGCAGTACGACCGCATCGCCGCCGACCAGGGCCGCGAGGCCGCCAATAAGGCGCAGGAAGAAGCGCTTGCCCATGGCGCTGTCCTCATCAAGGATTCCATCGCGGACGCTTTCCTGCAGCAAATCCTCACCCGCCCGGGAGAGTACTCCGTTATTGCCACCCTCAACCTGAATGGCGACTACATCTCCGACGCCCTGGCTGCTCAGGTGGGCGGCATCGGCATCGCTCCGGGCGCCAATATCAATTATACTACCGGCCGGGCCATCTTCGAAGCTACCCACGGTACGGCGCCCAAATACGCAGGCCTGGACAAGGTCAACCCCAGCTCGGTGATCCTGTCCGGTGAAATGATGTTCCGGTACATGGGCTGGAAAGAAGCCGCCGACCTGGTCATCAAAGGCGTGGAAGGGGCCATTTCGAATAAACGCGTAACCTACGATTTCCACCGCCTGATGGAAGGCGCCACCCTGCTAAGGTGTTCCGAGTTCGGAACAGAGGTCATCAAAAATATGAAGTAA
- the ruvB gene encoding Holliday junction branch migration DNA helicase RuvB gives MQNPNLDPGEERLDAEEQQIEKSLRPRALDDFSGQPKIVENLHIFIQAAKQRGEALDHVLLHGPPGLGKTTLSHIIAFELETGLKMSSGPVLEKPGDLAGLLTNLEEGDVLFIDEIHRLNTVVEEYLYSAMEDYRIDIMIDSGPNARSIQITLNPFTLVGATTRMGLLTAPMRARFGINCHLDYYDAATLERIIKRSASILKVPITDTGAAEIARRSRGTPRIANALLRRIRDFAQIKGDGTIDVDIAHFGLSALNVDEGGLDEMDNKILSTIIHKFKGGPVGITTIATAVGEEAGTIEEVHEPFLIMEGYIQRTPRGREATERAYRHIGVVPPGRAGTLFDGQDTAD, from the coding sequence ATGCAAAACCCAAACCTGGACCCAGGCGAGGAACGCCTGGACGCCGAAGAACAACAAATAGAGAAATCTCTGCGCCCCAGGGCGCTGGATGACTTCAGCGGGCAGCCGAAGATAGTTGAGAACCTGCATATCTTCATCCAGGCCGCCAAACAAAGGGGCGAGGCGCTCGACCACGTCCTGCTGCACGGCCCTCCCGGGCTGGGCAAAACGACCCTTTCCCACATCATTGCCTTCGAGCTGGAAACCGGCCTGAAGATGTCTTCCGGCCCCGTATTGGAAAAGCCGGGCGACCTGGCCGGCCTGCTCACCAACCTGGAGGAAGGGGATGTGCTGTTTATCGATGAGATTCACCGCCTCAACACCGTAGTCGAAGAGTATCTGTATTCGGCCATGGAAGACTACCGCATCGACATCATGATCGACAGCGGGCCCAATGCGCGAAGCATTCAGATTACGCTCAATCCTTTTACGCTGGTGGGCGCCACTACCCGCATGGGGCTGCTCACCGCCCCCATGCGCGCCCGCTTCGGCATCAACTGCCACCTCGACTACTACGACGCCGCAACCCTGGAACGCATCATCAAGCGCTCGGCCAGCATCCTCAAAGTGCCGATCACTGATACGGGCGCCGCTGAGATCGCCCGCCGCAGCCGGGGCACTCCTCGCATTGCCAACGCTCTGCTGCGCCGCATCCGCGACTTTGCGCAGATCAAAGGCGACGGCACCATCGATGTGGATATCGCCCACTTTGGCCTGTCCGCCCTCAACGTAGACGAAGGCGGCCTGGATGAAATGGACAACAAAATCCTCTCTACCATTATCCACAAATTCAAAGGGGGGCCAGTGGGCATTACCACCATCGCCACCGCCGTGGGCGAAGAAGCAGGCACCATTGAGGAAGTGCACGAGCCGTTTCTGATCATGGAAGGTTACATTCAGCGCACCCCCAGGGGGCGGGAAGCCACAGAAAGGGCGTATCGGCACATCGGAGTGGTGCCGCCGGGGCGGGCGGGAACGTTGTTTGACGGACAGGACACAGCAGATTGA
- a CDS encoding T9SS type A sorting domain-containing protein, with amino-acid sequence MRILLLSLLLAFAWNLANAQLDRDGDGMPDRWERENFLNPDDGRDAWQDWDGDAVLNLFEYYMASRPWDAASPIAIDVRLGDSLNLIIDTLNKQKGYLIRLQEGWHNAFIVFGGVVDNKVMIQGGWDSEFKACDPEKHATFLGIGEDNGPIIKISLGKGHSVFILDGVQTKGNSAKLFFNGKEGEPDDTPGRFFIHRCKFIGNRLSLNWAQAVLNIEEGQEGRSNVVISKSIIADNGFSAIKLTSRIRDTIGLEILHSTITGQRENGIFLWAYENQDNFIAIDMVNTICAGNDGDAINYEYGDVPVDIHLKNSLIGSVTFTNSTVLSLDSTYYGFPVFWDSWAPGPGCGCVDGGTDLGFSFAGSGPDIGAVEVEDIPTETPPIVASLNVFPNPVTGVSSIQLNLNEPASSIGIWLLSCDGKVVNKFLNSKSLSAGTYTLPITAAGLPPGLYFLQLKIGEEQLWKKIVVGR; translated from the coding sequence ATGAGAATTCTGCTTCTTTCTTTATTGTTGGCTTTTGCCTGGAACCTGGCAAATGCTCAGCTTGACCGGGATGGAGATGGTATGCCCGACCGATGGGAACGCGAAAACTTTCTGAACCCTGACGATGGCCGCGACGCCTGGCAGGATTGGGATGGAGATGCCGTGCTCAACCTGTTTGAATACTATATGGCCTCCCGGCCCTGGGATGCGGCCAGCCCTATCGCTATTGATGTGCGACTAGGAGACAGCCTGAACCTGATCATTGATACCCTTAATAAACAGAAAGGATATCTGATCCGGCTCCAGGAGGGATGGCATAATGCTTTTATCGTGTTTGGGGGCGTTGTCGACAACAAAGTTATGATACAAGGTGGATGGGATAGTGAATTCAAAGCCTGTGACCCGGAAAAGCATGCCACTTTTCTGGGAATTGGAGAAGATAACGGCCCAATTATTAAAATTAGTTTGGGCAAGGGGCATTCTGTTTTTATCCTTGATGGGGTTCAAACAAAAGGGAACTCTGCTAAATTGTTTTTCAATGGCAAAGAGGGTGAGCCGGATGATACACCCGGGCGGTTCTTTATACACCGGTGCAAATTCATTGGCAACCGTCTATCCTTAAACTGGGCTCAGGCAGTACTAAATATTGAGGAAGGACAAGAAGGGCGCAGCAACGTGGTCATTTCCAAAAGCATTATAGCCGATAACGGATTTTCGGCCATAAAGCTGACCTCCCGGATTAGAGATACTATCGGGTTGGAAATTTTGCATTCTACCATCACTGGCCAAAGGGAAAACGGGATTTTTTTATGGGCTTACGAAAACCAGGATAATTTCATTGCTATCGATATGGTGAACACTATATGTGCAGGAAATGATGGCGATGCCATTAACTACGAATATGGGGATGTTCCGGTGGATATTCATTTGAAAAACAGCCTGATCGGTTCCGTCACATTCACGAATAGTACTGTTCTGAGCTTAGACTCCACCTATTATGGCTTCCCTGTATTTTGGGACTCCTGGGCTCCCGGGCCTGGCTGTGGGTGTGTTGACGGAGGAACCGACCTGGGCTTTTCCTTCGCTGGCAGTGGCCCGGATATTGGGGCGGTAGAAGTCGAAGATATTCCGACAGAGACTCCTCCCATTGTTGCTTCATTGAATGTCTTTCCGAATCCTGTCACTGGAGTTTCCTCTATTCAACTTAACCTGAATGAACCTGCTTCAAGCATAGGTATTTGGTTACTGTCTTGTGATGGGAAGGTTGTGAATAAATTCCTTAACAGCAAAAGCCTTTCGGCTGGAACATATACCCTGCCCATTACTGCCGCCGGCCTGCCACCCGGCCTTTATTTCCTTCAGCTTAAAATAGGGGAGGAGCAGCTGTGGAAAAAAATAGTAGTTGGCAGATAA
- a CDS encoding universal stress protein, translating to MKKFLVPTDFSNTSRNALHYALHLAKELKAESIEIVHVFLPETAGEADFIPPIVQLMESRKEMLQTFVRESLKEAEPAPCAITHEVLVGFPGDELSQVSEDYDMIVMGTTGQSGILEKIFGSVSSSVSQRAYCPVLLVPHEARFQPLRHIIYASNYESADSEMVEKLAEFNRPFKAHVHFVHVKRKKDIPVGFAKAKEEIFRELFKEGEPGFAFDIAEVENDDVAEGLSQYADEKNADMAVMVTRHRSIWESFLHRSQTKRMALATHIPLMVLHLD from the coding sequence ATGAAAAAATTCCTGGTCCCCACCGATTTCTCCAATACCTCCCGAAATGCCCTGCACTATGCCCTTCATCTGGCCAAAGAGCTGAAGGCGGAATCGATTGAGATCGTGCACGTGTTTCTTCCGGAAACGGCCGGCGAGGCTGATTTCATCCCTCCCATTGTCCAGCTGATGGAAAGCCGGAAAGAGATGCTGCAAACCTTTGTCCGGGAAAGCCTTAAAGAAGCTGAACCAGCGCCCTGTGCCATCACCCATGAAGTACTGGTTGGTTTTCCCGGCGACGAACTCAGCCAGGTTTCTGAAGACTACGACATGATCGTCATGGGCACTACCGGCCAGAGCGGCATACTGGAAAAAATCTTTGGCAGCGTTTCTTCCAGTGTCTCTCAAAGAGCCTATTGCCCTGTCTTGCTGGTGCCGCATGAAGCTCGTTTCCAGCCGCTGCGCCACATCATCTACGCCAGCAACTACGAATCTGCCGACAGTGAAATGGTCGAAAAACTGGCGGAGTTCAACCGGCCGTTCAAGGCCCACGTTCATTTCGTTCACGTCAAGCGGAAAAAGGATATTCCGGTTGGATTTGCCAAAGCCAAGGAAGAAATTTTCAGGGAACTGTTTAAAGAAGGAGAACCTGGCTTCGCATTCGATATTGCCGAGGTTGAGAACGACGATGTAGCCGAGGGGCTGAGCCAGTATGCCGATGAAAAGAATGCGGACATGGCGGTTATGGTCACCCGCCACCGCAGCATCTGGGAAAGTTTCCTGCACCGCAGCCAGACCAAACGAATGGCGCTGGCTACGCACATTCCACTGATGGTGCTGCATTTGGATTGA
- a CDS encoding sporulation protein, with protein sequence MLGKVKKWLGIEGVKLELVLPEEVNAREQEVIGSIRFQSLNPQTVTGIKIALIEKYSRGRGKDKLIDEYELGVTEIAQTIEVPPEEVIEVPFQLPFSFVGSNIDEFGKKNFLFGGLALAAKALRGVNSEYRVEAEAQVAGVALNPFDRKVIKVRM encoded by the coding sequence ATGTTAGGTAAAGTGAAAAAGTGGCTGGGCATCGAAGGGGTAAAGCTGGAATTGGTGTTGCCGGAAGAGGTAAATGCCCGGGAGCAGGAGGTCATCGGCAGCATCCGCTTTCAATCGCTCAACCCCCAAACCGTAACGGGAATAAAGATCGCGCTCATAGAGAAATATTCCCGCGGCCGCGGCAAGGATAAACTCATCGATGAATACGAATTGGGCGTCACCGAGATCGCCCAAACGATTGAAGTGCCGCCCGAAGAAGTCATCGAAGTGCCTTTTCAATTGCCATTCAGCTTCGTGGGCTCGAATATAGATGAGTTCGGCAAAAAGAATTTCCTCTTCGGCGGCCTGGCACTAGCTGCCAAAGCTCTGCGGGGAGTCAATTCCGAATACCGGGTGGAGGCGGAAGCCCAGGTGGCCGGCGTGGCGCTCAATCCGTTCGACCGCAAGGTTATTAAGGTCAGGATGTGA
- a CDS encoding (Fe-S)-binding protein encodes MSNLNIPNMAALAAEGREPEILFWVGCAGSYDNRAQKVTVAFCKILNAVGVDFAILGNEEQCTGDPARRAGNEFVFQMLALQNIETLKMYNVKKIVTACPHCFNTLKNEYPALGGNYEVIHHTQLLQQLIDEGRIKMKEGGAFKGKRITYHDSCYMGRINGVYEAPRKVLEALDGDLVEMKRCRTNGLCCGAGGAQMWKEDEPGDKRVNVERAEEALATGASIIAANCPFCLTMMGDGVKAKDKQDEVMVYDLAELVVNNMKG; translated from the coding sequence ATGAGTAACCTCAACATTCCCAACATGGCCGCCCTGGCCGCCGAAGGCCGTGAGCCTGAAATCCTCTTCTGGGTAGGCTGTGCCGGCAGCTACGACAACCGTGCTCAGAAAGTGACGGTGGCCTTCTGCAAAATCCTCAATGCTGTGGGGGTAGACTTCGCCATCCTCGGCAACGAAGAACAGTGCACCGGCGACCCGGCCCGCCGCGCGGGCAACGAATTCGTGTTCCAGATGCTGGCCCTGCAGAACATCGAGACGCTGAAAATGTACAACGTCAAAAAGATCGTCACGGCCTGCCCGCATTGCTTCAATACGCTGAAGAACGAATACCCGGCTCTGGGCGGCAACTACGAAGTCATCCACCACACCCAGTTGCTGCAGCAACTCATCGACGAGGGGCGCATCAAAATGAAGGAAGGCGGCGCGTTCAAAGGCAAGCGCATCACCTACCACGATTCCTGCTATATGGGCCGAATCAACGGTGTCTACGAAGCGCCCCGCAAAGTTTTGGAAGCGCTCGACGGCGACCTGGTGGAAATGAAGCGCTGCCGCACCAACGGCCTGTGCTGCGGCGCCGGCGGCGCGCAGATGTGGAAGGAGGACGAGCCCGGCGATAAACGCGTCAACGTGGAACGGGCGGAAGAAGCGCTGGCTACCGGCGCCAGCATCATTGCCGCCAACTGCCCCTTCTGCCTGACCATGATGGGGGACGGGGTTAAGGCCAAAGACAAACAGGACGAGGTAATGGTGTATGACCTGGCAGAACTTGTTGTCAATAACATGAAGGGGTAG
- a CDS encoding (Fe-S)-binding protein: MIQQIAFILVAVVAFALAWRAFSRVRRNILLGQDEEISGDAGRRWRNVLLVAFGQQKMFTRWIPAVFHLFIYVAFLLTQVELIEIFIDGVSGQHRFFADKLGGFYTFVISFIEVLSVLAFVATIIFLARRNLLKTPRFWKPEMKGWPQLDGNLILLFEIILLIGIFSMNGADTLLQDIDPQHYPETGQLAVSAWLGPALFGGLSEGALHVVERFGWWLHLLMVFVFLNYLPYSKHLHIFLAFPNTYFARLKPRGEMDNMPEVMNEVKSMMGLAEGGEGDAMDMEAELPEFGSNDVFSLSWKNLMDAYSCTECGRCTSVCPANLTGKKLSPRKILMDIRDRAEEVGRNIESGDEQFAKDKSRPVSKDNYDDGKSLLDYTTPEELHACTTCNACVEACPVLINPLEPILKMRRYEILTLSQGPQEWVPMFTSMENSGSAWAIPDDRDQWAKEAMKG; this comes from the coding sequence ATGATACAACAGATCGCTTTTATCCTGGTTGCCGTTGTTGCTTTTGCTCTGGCCTGGCGGGCCTTTTCGCGGGTGCGCCGCAACATCCTGCTCGGGCAGGACGAGGAGATCAGCGGCGATGCCGGCCGGCGTTGGCGCAACGTCCTCCTGGTCGCCTTTGGGCAGCAGAAGATGTTCACCCGCTGGATACCTGCCGTTTTTCACTTGTTCATCTATGTGGCTTTTTTGCTTACCCAGGTAGAACTGATCGAAATCTTCATCGATGGCGTATCCGGCCAACACCGGTTCTTTGCGGATAAGCTGGGAGGGTTTTACACTTTTGTCATCAGCTTCATCGAGGTGCTTTCCGTTCTTGCCTTTGTGGCGACCATTATTTTCCTGGCCCGCCGGAACCTGCTGAAAACCCCGCGCTTCTGGAAGCCGGAAATGAAAGGCTGGCCGCAGTTGGATGGCAACCTCATTCTCCTGTTTGAGATCATCCTGCTCATCGGCATCTTCAGCATGAACGGAGCGGATACCCTCCTACAGGATATCGACCCGCAGCACTATCCGGAAACCGGCCAACTGGCGGTTAGCGCCTGGCTGGGCCCGGCCCTGTTTGGCGGGCTGAGCGAAGGCGCCCTCCACGTGGTGGAACGCTTTGGCTGGTGGCTGCACCTGCTCATGGTCTTCGTGTTCCTCAATTACCTGCCTTATTCCAAACACCTGCATATCTTCCTGGCTTTCCCCAATACCTACTTCGCCCGCCTGAAACCCAGAGGCGAAATGGACAATATGCCGGAGGTGATGAATGAGGTAAAGAGCATGATGGGGCTGGCCGAAGGCGGAGAAGGCGACGCCATGGATATGGAAGCCGAGCTGCCGGAATTTGGCTCCAATGATGTATTTTCCTTAAGCTGGAAAAACCTGATGGACGCCTATAGCTGTACGGAATGCGGCCGCTGTACTTCCGTCTGCCCGGCCAACCTCACCGGCAAAAAACTATCGCCCCGCAAAATCCTGATGGATATCCGCGACCGGGCCGAAGAGGTGGGCCGCAACATCGAAAGCGGGGATGAGCAATTCGCCAAAGACAAATCCCGGCCGGTGAGCAAAGACAACTACGACGACGGAAAGTCGCTCCTCGATTACACCACCCCGGAGGAACTGCACGCCTGCACTACCTGCAACGCTTGCGTGGAGGCCTGCCCGGTGCTGATCAATCCCCTGGAGCCTATCCTCAAGATGCGCCGTTACGAAATACTGACCCTCTCTCAGGGGCCGCAGGAGTGGGTGCCGATGTTCACCAGCATGGAAAACAGCGGCTCCGCATGGGCGATACCCGATGACCGGGATCAGTGGGCGAAGGAGGCGATGAAGGGGTAG
- a CDS encoding phosphoribosyltransferase, producing MKILDQEQIRQKIKRLAIEILEHNFEEEELILAGINNTGLGFARMLLDELQQITDIPVALTRIRLNPAAPLSQEVQIELPPEQLEGKAIIIIDDVANTGRTLFYAMKPLLSILPRKVEVAVLVDRTHKSFPVKVDYFGLSLATTLMDNIDVQILDVEEQAVFLN from the coding sequence ATGAAAATACTCGACCAAGAACAGATACGCCAAAAGATCAAACGCCTGGCCATTGAGATCCTCGAACACAACTTCGAGGAAGAGGAGCTTATCCTGGCCGGCATCAACAACACCGGCCTGGGCTTCGCCCGTATGCTGCTCGACGAGCTGCAGCAGATCACGGATATCCCTGTCGCGCTGACCCGGATACGGCTCAACCCCGCTGCTCCGCTGAGCCAGGAAGTACAGATCGAACTGCCCCCTGAGCAACTGGAAGGCAAGGCCATCATCATCATCGACGATGTGGCCAATACCGGCCGGACCCTCTTTTACGCTATGAAGCCCCTGCTCAGCATCCTCCCCAGAAAAGTGGAAGTCGCCGTGCTCGTCGACCGCACCCACAAATCTTTCCCGGTGAAAGTCGACTATTTCGGATTGTCTCTGGCCACTACTTTGATGGACAATATAGACGTGCAGATTCTCGATGTGGAGGAGCAGGCGGTTTTCCTGAATTGA
- a CDS encoding patatin-like phospholipase family protein encodes MAARKRIGLALSGGGARGIAHIGVLQALEEQGIFPEVISGASAGAIVGALYAAGKTPEEIMEFVRKASFFKMFKVAIPFSGLTKLTYLRDKLAESIPEDRFEALEKKLFVAIANLNTGECEMRSSGALFDVVTASSSIPLLFQPVEIDGQLYLDGGLLDNMPVEPIKPFCDVAIAVNVMPHVKVPNKAVQNVLGIAQRCFDLSVLANTRPGMERCDLLIEPKEVHDFNIFQLNRYEPLFDIGYKAAMERMGALRELIGSKVD; translated from the coding sequence ATGGCAGCAAGGAAGCGCATCGGCCTGGCTCTTTCCGGAGGAGGAGCCCGGGGCATAGCACATATAGGCGTATTGCAGGCACTGGAAGAGCAGGGGATTTTCCCGGAGGTTATCTCGGGCGCCAGCGCGGGGGCTATCGTCGGGGCGCTGTATGCCGCCGGCAAAACGCCGGAGGAGATCATGGAGTTCGTGCGCAAGGCGAGCTTTTTCAAAATGTTTAAGGTAGCCATTCCTTTTTCCGGGCTGACCAAACTGACGTACCTTCGGGACAAGCTGGCGGAAAGCATCCCGGAAGACCGTTTTGAAGCGTTGGAAAAGAAGCTCTTTGTAGCCATCGCCAATCTGAACACCGGCGAATGCGAAATGCGCAGCTCCGGCGCTCTTTTCGATGTGGTTACGGCTTCCTCTTCTATCCCGCTTCTCTTCCAGCCGGTGGAGATCGATGGGCAGCTCTACCTCGACGGCGGCCTGCTGGACAATATGCCGGTAGAACCGATCAAGCCGTTCTGCGATGTGGCCATCGCAGTTAATGTAATGCCTCATGTAAAAGTGCCCAACAAAGCAGTGCAAAACGTACTCGGCATCGCCCAGCGTTGTTTCGACCTTTCGGTATTGGCCAATACCCGCCCCGGCATGGAGCGCTGCGACCTGCTCATCGAACCCAAGGAAGTGCATGATTTTAACATTTTCCAGCTCAACCGCTATGAGCCTTTGTTTGATATTGGCTACAAAGCGGCAATGGAGCGGATGGGGGCGTTGAGGGAGTTGATTGGTTCAAAAGTTGATTAA
- a CDS encoding T9SS type A sorting domain-containing protein: MRLFTYLTAIALFTFAFRLSAQQNHEVTVQSNFFSPANLTISVGDMVTWNNTGGVHNINGSTGTYPGNPESFGNGAAASAPWTYSFTFAQAGSYQYQCDPHAALGMTGTIIVEPSSGGATDLLLTGVYDGPLTGGTPKGIELYVLNDISDLSEYGVGSANNGGGTDGVEYTFPAVSATAGSYLYLTNAGVEFGAFFGFDADFVDDASNSSVSVNGNDAIELFRNGAVVDVFGEIEFSSPDIPWDYLDGWAYRVDGTGPDGSTFVPANWIYGGVNALEGGMTNSTVATPFPTGTYDPMGTGSLTANDDVATTEVNMPATIDVLGNDFLPGAVESVAIAMNPENGTAGVNMDNTITYTPDQDFCGMDALTYEVCVGGACQSATVNITINCPVFYPEYSIGTVTTTNADGAADSLEVACQLRGVVYGVNLRPEGLQFTIIDGNNDGIGVFNNTGNLGYTVQEGDEVVVQGEIDQFSGLIQILPARVDLVSSGNALVTPQVVAALGEATESQLVRLENVSLVNSSAWGTGVSGFTVQVSNGLDTFDVRIDNDVDLFTLPAPAGTFSVTGIGGQFDSSVPYDDGYQLLPRYMEDIDPYSDVLDPSLGKDIAFFPNPARARLQVLSAEPLEAVRIHTLTGQLAGEWKKPDVSASLDVSKLQAGVYIITFVQGDRIWAQELVKQ, encoded by the coding sequence ATGAGGCTATTTACCTATCTGACCGCGATCGCACTCTTTACCTTCGCCTTTCGGCTTTCCGCGCAGCAAAATCATGAGGTAACTGTGCAGAGCAATTTCTTCAGCCCTGCGAACCTGACCATTTCCGTGGGAGATATGGTCACCTGGAATAATACCGGCGGGGTTCACAACATCAATGGCTCGACGGGAACTTACCCCGGAAACCCCGAAAGCTTTGGCAACGGAGCGGCTGCCTCGGCGCCCTGGACGTATTCCTTCACCTTTGCCCAGGCCGGCTCGTATCAGTACCAGTGCGACCCCCATGCCGCACTGGGCATGACGGGCACGATTATCGTAGAACCAAGCTCGGGCGGCGCCACCGATCTCCTGCTGACGGGCGTATACGACGGCCCGCTCACAGGTGGAACCCCAAAGGGAATAGAGCTTTATGTGCTGAATGATATCTCCGACCTGAGCGAGTATGGCGTTGGCTCTGCTAACAATGGCGGTGGAACCGACGGGGTGGAATACACCTTCCCGGCGGTTTCGGCTACTGCCGGCTCTTACCTCTACCTCACCAATGCCGGGGTGGAGTTTGGCGCCTTCTTCGGTTTCGACGCAGACTTTGTCGATGACGCCAGCAACTCTTCTGTTTCCGTGAATGGCAATGACGCCATCGAGTTGTTCCGGAATGGCGCAGTGGTGGATGTGTTCGGAGAGATTGAATTTTCGAGCCCCGATATCCCCTGGGATTACCTGGACGGATGGGCCTACCGGGTCGATGGCACCGGCCCTGACGGCAGTACCTTTGTGCCGGCCAATTGGATTTACGGTGGCGTCAATGCATTGGAAGGCGGAATGACGAACAGCACGGTCGCCACTCCTTTCCCGACGGGAACCTATGACCCGATGGGTACCGGTTCGCTTACGGCTAATGATGACGTGGCCACTACCGAAGTCAATATGCCGGCCACTATTGATGTGCTGGGCAATGATTTCCTGCCGGGAGCGGTAGAGAGCGTGGCCATTGCGATGAATCCGGAAAACGGTACCGCCGGGGTCAATATGGACAATACCATTACCTATACGCCGGATCAGGATTTCTGCGGCATGGATGCTTTAACCTATGAAGTATGCGTGGGAGGGGCTTGTCAGTCCGCTACGGTGAACATCACCATTAATTGCCCGGTTTTTTACCCCGAATACTCCATCGGGACGGTAACGACAACGAATGCTGACGGGGCAGCCGATTCTCTGGAGGTTGCTTGCCAGTTGCGGGGGGTCGTATACGGCGTCAACCTGCGCCCTGAAGGGCTTCAGTTTACGATTATTGACGGCAATAATGACGGCATCGGCGTTTTCAATAATACCGGGAATCTAGGCTACACTGTTCAGGAAGGCGATGAAGTGGTTGTTCAGGGAGAGATCGATCAGTTTAGTGGCCTGATCCAGATATTGCCCGCCAGAGTGGATTTGGTCAGCAGCGGCAATGCCCTGGTTACTCCTCAGGTGGTGGCGGCTCTGGGAGAAGCTACCGAATCCCAGCTCGTGCGCCTGGAAAATGTATCTCTGGTCAATTCATCTGCCTGGGGCACCGGAGTTTCGGGCTTTACGGTGCAGGTTTCTAACGGGCTGGATACCTTTGACGTCCGTATCGACAATGATGTGGATTTGTTTACTTTGCCGGCGCCTGCCGGCACCTTTAGCGTTACCGGGATCGGCGGACAATTCGACAGCAGCGTTCCTTATGACGACGGTTACCAGTTGCTTCCGCGTTATATGGAAGACATTGATCCTTACAGCGACGTCCTCGACCCCTCTCTGGGCAAGGACATCGCCTTTTTCCCCAACCCGGCGCGGGCCCGGTTGCAGGTGCTCAGCGCTGAACCCCTGGAGGCCGTCCGCATTCACACGCTAACCGGCCAGTTGGCAGGGGAGTGGAAAAAACCGGATGTTTCCGCCAGCCTGGATGTGTCTAAACTTCAAGCCGGGGTTTATATCATTACTTTTGTGCAGGGCGACAGGATTTGGGCGCAGGAATTGGTGAAGCAGTAG